Sequence from the Sphingobacteriaceae bacterium GW460-11-11-14-LB5 genome:
AACACAACTGAAATGTCACAAGTTGAAGGTGGTGGTATTGTTAACAATACATTAAACGAACTTTTAGCTTCTCTTTCAGGAACTTTAAATGCAGTTGGCGCAGACACTTCAGCATTTTTAAACAAAACAGTAACCAATGTTTTGAAACTTGTTTGGAGTCTATAAGCAATTTATTGTATCCGCTGTCCCGGTTCCGGGATAGCGGATGCTTTACGATTTCAACACTATGGCGATAACCAGCTACTCGACTGAAAGAATTTCAAATACCGCTCTCGTTTACCGTTCCAGAATTAGTAAATCAAGCCAGTTAATTTATATTGTTGCCGTGGCAGCCATTTTAATTGTTTTGATTGCCCTTCCCTTTATTAAAATACCCATTAGTATAAATGGTACAGGCATTTTACAATCGACCATCGAAAAAACCGAACTTATTGTGCCGGTTAATGGCCGGTTGATACAGTACAGACTTTCGGATAATAAAAGACTTAAACAAGGTGATACGCTACTGGCCATTGATGCCGGTTTACCCAAACAGCAAGATGCGCTGGTAGAAACGCGTAAAAACCAGATCACTCAATTTTTAGAGGATATCCATACGTTGCTGTCATTTAATGGCGGTTCATCAAGCCTGCAAACCGGGCAATATGTAGCATCCTGGCAGCAGTATGTGCAAGAATTAAAAAATGCCGGTATTGCAAAAAGACAGGCTACCAGCACCTTTGCGCGTTACAGCAAACTTTATCAAAATAAAGTGTTAACGCAATCAGAATACGAAAAATACAAATACGAACTCGAGCAGGCCGAATCGGTTTACTTAATGGTGCGTACCAAATATAAAACCCAGTGGCAAACCGAAGCCAATGGTTACCGCAACGAACTGCGTCAGCTTTCCGGCCAGCAGGCAGAACTTAACGAACAGAAGAAACAATATGTATTGCGTGCCCCGATTGATGGTTCTGTACAGAGCTTAATTGGTTTGCAGAATGGCGCATACGTATTTGCCAATCAAAAAATAGGCGAAGTTTCTCCTGATGCCGGATTGGCCGCTTATTGCTACATTAATCCCTCAGATATTGGCCTGATTAGAAAAGGGCAGGAAGTGCATTTTCAGATCAATGCCTATAATTATAACCAGTGGGGTTTGGCCGTCGGTAAAGTGATCGATATTTCGGATGATATTGTTATTTTAAATGGTAACCAGCCGGCATTTAAAGTAAAGTGTTTAATGGATAAAAATTTTCTGATGCTAAAAAACGGTTACAAAGGATACCTTAAAAAAGGAATGAATTTTACGGCCCGTTTTAAAGTAACCGACCGGAGTTTATATCAATTACTTTACGATAAGGTAGATGATTGGGTTAATCCAAACTTAATCCAAAAAACATAAGGCCATGAGTACAAAGGTTAAGCAACGAGATATAACAGATTGTGGTGCGGCTTGTCTGGCTTCAATCGCGGCTCATTATAAACTGGATTTGGCTGTTGCCCGGATCAGGCAGCTTGCCGGGACCGATAAAAAAGGTACAACCGTTTTAGGACTTGTAGAAGCGGCCCAAAAACTAGGATTTGAGGCGAAGGGTGTAAAAGCACCTTTTGATAGTTTATTTAAAATACCTACACCCGCTATCGCACATATCATTGTAAATGATATCCTTCAGCATTATGTAGTGATTTACAAAGTAAACAGTAAGTTTATAGAGGTGATGGACCCTATAGATGGGAAAGTGCACCGTAAAACGCACGATGAATTCAAAAAGGAATGGACTGGTGCTTTAGTTTTATTGTTGCCATCAGAAGATTTTCAGATTGGCAATGAAAAAAAATCAATCCAAGGTAGATTCTGGAGTTTGATTAAACCGCACAAAGGCATTCTGACGCAAGTTTTATTTGGTGCTATTGTTTATACTGTGCTGGGTTTATCCACCTCTATTTTTGTTCAGAAATTAGTCGATTTTGTGCTGGTAGATGGTAACCATAATCTGCTCAACCTCATGAGTATTGCCATGATGGTTATTCTGATGGTGCAGTTGTTTATCGGCTCGGCAAAAACAATTTTTACCTTAAAAACCGGTCAGTTAATCGATTCGCAGCTTATTTTAGGCTACTACAAACACCTGCTCCGTTTACCTCAGCAGTTTTTTGATACCATGCGGGTGGGCGAAATTATTTCAAGGATTAACGACGCCGTCAAAATCAGAGCGTTTTTAAATGATGTATGCGTAAATTTTGTGGTCAACATTTTTATTGTTTTCTTCTCGTTCATCATGATGTTTACCTACTACTGGAAACTGGCACTCATCACGCTTACCGTTATCCCCTTGTACCTGGTTATATATTTTATTACCG
This genomic interval carries:
- a CDS encoding secretion protein HlyD — protein: MAITSYSTERISNTALVYRSRISKSSQLIYIVAVAAILIVLIALPFIKIPISINGTGILQSTIEKTELIVPVNGRLIQYRLSDNKRLKQGDTLLAIDAGLPKQQDALVETRKNQITQFLEDIHTLLSFNGGSSSLQTGQYVASWQQYVQELKNAGIAKRQATSTFARYSKLYQNKVLTQSEYEKYKYELEQAESVYLMVRTKYKTQWQTEANGYRNELRQLSGQQAELNEQKKQYVLRAPIDGSVQSLIGLQNGAYVFANQKIGEVSPDAGLAAYCYINPSDIGLIRKGQEVHFQINAYNYNQWGLAVGKVIDISDDIVILNGNQPAFKVKCLMDKNFLMLKNGYKGYLKKGMNFTARFKVTDRSLYQLLYDKVDDWVNPNLIQKT